A stretch of the Clarias gariepinus isolate MV-2021 ecotype Netherlands chromosome 26, CGAR_prim_01v2, whole genome shotgun sequence genome encodes the following:
- the mrpl32 gene encoding 39S ribosomal protein L32, mitochondrial — translation MSLTGFLRFIRHSLQQFESSLLQAAGFDRNFAPALAVHGPSLLPEPQHNRDDDGSVPSFLDSIFWMAAPKKRRTIEVNRCRRRNPNKLIQVKMNIEPCPECGNLKQKHVLCGFCYEKVQKETSRIRKQIEIMEGRPHNAPTVETVVLYETEVPRDVDKEKRIVERSRKRPSWFHM, via the exons ATGTCGCTGACAGGATTTTTACGGTTTATTAGACATTCTTTGCAACAATTTGAGTCCAGTTTATTACAAGCTGCAGGTTTTGACAGAAATTTTG CTCCAGCTCTGGCAGTGCATGGACCCAGCCTTCTTCCTGAACCTCAGCACAATAGAGATGATGATGGCTCTGTGCCCAGTTTCTTGGACAGTATTTTCTGGATGGCAGCACCAAAAAAGAGACGCACTATCGAGGTGAATCGCTGCCGAAGACGGAACCCAAATAAACTTATTCAAGTCAAG ATGAACATCGAGCCATGTCCAGAGTGTGGGAACCTAAAACAGAAGCATGTTCTCTGTGGGTTTTGCTATGAAAAGGTTCAAAAAGAGACATCCAGGATTCGGAAGCAGATCGAAATCATGGAAGGCCGTCCTCACAATGCACCCACTGTCGAGACTGTGGTTTTGTATGAGACAGAAGTCCCCCGAGATGTAGACAAGGAAAAGAGAATAGTAGAACGAAGCAGAAAACGTCCCTCCTGGTTTCATATGTAA
- the LOC128514200 gene encoding coiled-coil domain-containing protein 127-like: protein MNNLNDPPGWNIRPEGPDGGKWNYALLVPMLGLAAFRWIWTREAQKQIQEAKSQFDGDVAAISKDLELKYKETLIENQRRTVNLELELEKARQRVEDNRKYMTAQCQKLLEERKQLQKERDDLEEEKKRALNTGTAGLALHAALQQEEERQKRAHVLLQDVEQQLMERQDAFCSLLLPRAQRMEMESDLLLRVAKDPAGAELGLVDGIRDIFKNDRHCAGMTNMDKRKNGQLMWLYLKYWRLQVTLQKYRRVEERLKGSLPHVK from the exons ATGAACAACCTGAATGATCCTCCTGGATGGAATATAAGGCCAGAGGGTCCTGATGGGGGGAAATGGAACTATGCGCTCCTAGTGCCAATGCTTGGCCTTGCAGCTTTTC GTTGGATTTGGACCCGTGAGGCACAGAAGCAGATCCAAGAAGCAAAAAGCCAATTTGATGGAGACGTAGCTGCCATTTCCAAAGACCTAGAGCTGAAGTATAAAGAGACACTAATAGAGAACCAGCGCAGGACTGTCAACCTGGAGCTGGAGCTAGAGAAAGCTCGGCAGCGAGTAGAGGACAACAGGAAGTACATGACCGCACAGTGCCAGAAACTCTTGGAGGAGCGCAAACAGCTTCAGAAAGAACGAGATGATctagaggaggagaagaaacgTGCCCTGAATACTGGAACAGCTGGATTGGCACTTCATGCAGCTCTACAACAAGAGGAGGAAAGGCAGAAAAGGGCTCATGTTTTACTACAGGACGTGGAGCAGCAACTAATGGAGAGGCAGGATGCGTTCTGCAGCCTCCTCCTGCCCAGGGCACAGAGAATGGAGATGGAGAGCGACCTGCTGCTCAGGGTGGCCAAAGACCCAGCTGGAGCTGAACTAGGTTTGGTAGATGGTATCCgggacatttttaaaaatgataggCACTGCGCAGGCATGACAAATATGGACAAGAGAAAAAATGGGCAGCTGATGTGGCTGTATCTTAAGTACTGGAGGCTGCAGGTTACACTGCAGAAATATAGGAGAGTAGAGGAACGGTTGAAAGGGTCACTTCCTCATGTCAAGtga
- the LOC128513843 gene encoding coiled-coil domain-containing protein 127-like, with the protein MTRKALAIQTQKGMEMRSQLQKECMELEEEKKHVLQIGAAGFRAALQQEDEQQQKAQVLLQKVKHKLVERHNAYCSFQVPRKVLEMENDLLLREAKDPAEMELGLEDGIRDIFKNDGHCTGMEDMAGRNGKLMWLYLKHWRLQVMVQKHRRAEDRLKGHFQSEKK; encoded by the exons ATGACAAG GAAAGCCCTGGCTATACAGACCCAGAAAGGAATGGAAATGCGCAGCCAGCTGCAGAAGGAATGTATGGAActagaggaggagaagaaacaTGTCCTGCAGATTGGAGCAGCTGGATTTCGTGCAGCTCTGCAACAAGAGGACGAACAACAGCAAAAAGCTCAGGTTTTGCTACAGAAGGTGAAGCACAAACTGGTTGAGAGACACAATGCCTATTGCAGTTTCCAGGTTCCAAGGAAAGTTCTGGAAATGGAGAATGATCTGCTGCTCAGGGAGGCAAAGGATCCGGCGGAAATGGAATTGGGTCTGGAGGATGGCATCcgagacatttttaaaaatgatgggCACTGCACAGGCATGGAGGATATGGCCGGGAGGAATGGAAAGCTGATGTGGCTGTATCTTAAACACTGGAGGCTGCAGGTTATGGTGCAGAAACACAGGAGAGCAGAGGACCGATTGAAAGGGCACTtccaaagtgaaaaaaaataa